The uncultured Subdoligranulum sp. genomic sequence CAGCAGTTTTTCAACGACCGCCAGGCGCACACAGACGCACAGCAGCGCAGAAGCAGTTTCGACCTCATCCAGACTGGGATACGTCGGCGCGATGCGCAGATGAGAGTCTTCGGGATCCTTGTGGTAGGGGTAAGCGGAACCGGCGCCCGTCAGGGTCAGGCCGCAATCCTTGCAGAGCTGCGCCACACGCTTGGCACAGCCGGGCATCACATACAGGCTGATGAAGTAGCCGCCCTTGGGGTTGGTCCAGTGTGCAATGTTGCCGCAGGGGCTGAGCTCTTCCGCAAAGGTGGTCTTGACGGCATCAAAGCAGGGCACCAGACGGCGGCGATGCTTTGCCATGTGCGCCAGAACGCCTTCCTTGTTCTTCAGGAAACGAACGTGACGCAGCTGGTTCATCTTGTCGTAGCTGATGATCATGGTGGAGAACCGCTTGCAGATGTACTTCATGGAGTTCTCACTGCAGGCGATGGCAGAGACACCGGCGCCGGGGAAGGTGATTTTGCTCGTCGAGGTGAACATGAAAACACGGTCCTCGGTGCCGTACTTCTTGCTCTCGTTGAGGAGCACCGGGGTCTCGATGATTTCGTCGGTCAGATGATGAACAATGTAGGCTTCATCCCAAAAGATCTTGAAGTCGGGAGCGGCCGTCTTCATGGCAGCAAAGCGGCGGATCGTTTCGTCGCTGTAGGTGTAGCCATCAGGGTTGGAATACTGCGGCACACACCAGATACCCTTGATGGTATCATCCTCCGCCACCAGTTTCTCGATCATATCCATGTCGGGGCCGTCCTCGGACATGGGAATGTTGATCATTTCAAAGCCCATCTCTTCCGTGATGGCAAAATGGCGGTCATAGCCGGGCACGGGGCAGAGGAACTTGCGCTTCTCCACCTGGGACCAGGGGCACGGAGATTCGGGATACCCGAACATAAAGCCGATGGCAACCAGATTGTACATGAGCTGCAGGCTGGAGTTGCCGCCCACAAAAACTTCGGCAGGCGTAACACCCATGACATCGGCAAAGAGCTCCCGCGCTTCCTGCAGGCCCTCCAGGTTGCCGTAGTTGCGAGCGTCGACACCGTCATCGGTGGTATAGTCGTCCATTTTCAACAGATCCATCGCCAGGTCCATCTGATGAGGGCCGGGCTTGCCGCGCGCCATGTTGAGTTTCAGTCCCATATCCTGAAACTTCTTGTACTCCGCTGTCAGGCGATCCTTCTCAGCGGTGAGCGCAGCACGGTCCATTGCAAAATAGTCTGCCATATCATTTCCCCCTATAGTATAGTTTCCCGCGATATCCCCTCTATTTTGACGCAATCGCAGGCATACACTACATTATATACGATTCATACAAAAGAAACAAGCATTTTCTTTAGCATTTGACTATAAAAAGATAAAAAAATGAAAAGGCAACGAAAGCGTGGCAGGCAAAAATTATATAAATATTGATTTTTGGCAGATTTTCTTTATACTAGAAAGTAGAAATTACAAACACAGGAGGTTGCAACATGGAATTTGATGCGCTTATTAAAGAGAGAAGAAGTATCCGGCAATATGATCCGGCCAAAACAGTGACGGCAGATCAGATTTCCGCCATTGTGACAGCGGCCATCGAAGCTCCCTCCTGGAAGAATTCCCAGACGGCGCGGTACCATGCGGTTCTTTCCGAAGAGATGCGCGCACGGTTTCTGCAGCAATGCCTGCCTGAGCGCAATGCCAAGAAAGCGGAACATGCCGCACTGGTGGTGACATCCTTTGTGAAGGGAACCGCCGGATTTACCCAGGGGCAGCCGGACAATGAATGTGCGGACGGCTGGGGATTCTATGATCTCGGCCTGCATAATGCGCTGTTTCTTTTGAAAGCGAAGGAACTGGGACTGGACACACTGGTCATGGGACTGCGGGATGCAGGGGCCATCCGGGATCTTTTGAAGATTCCCGAGGAGGAAACCATTGTGTCGGTCATTGCTGTAGGCTATGCAGCCCAGCCTGCCGTGCATCCCCCGCGCAAATCTACGGAAGACATCTTGAAATTCTACTGATCCACAACAAAATCCCGCAGCCGATACATGGGGTATCGCTGCGGGATTTTCTATGCCGCCGACCGGGATCGAACCGGTACGGTATCGCTACCGAGGGATTTTAAGTCCCTTGCGTCTGCCAGTTCCGCCACGGCGGCAGATTGTGTTTATTGTACAACAGCAAGGGGTAAATGTCAATGTGGATTGAAGAGGACCGCTCAGATATGGTATACTGATAAAAAAATTCAGACGAGGGCTACGAGAATGCTCCAGGAAAAACTATCATCCAACCGGCAGCTGCGGCTTTTTGCGCTGGGAGCGCTTTTGGGTATTGCGGCATTTTTACTGGTCTACGGATTTGTGCCGCTGGATGTTACAAACGATGCTTTCTGCCGCGGCGGCTATGTGGAAAAGGATATCCAGCAGCACTATGCAGGTTGGCTGTTCTATCGGCAGAGTTCCCTTTCCTTCCCCCTGTGTGTTACCACGGCCATCAATGCGCCCCAGGGCATCAGTATCGCGTATACCGATTCCATCCCGTTGGTGGCGCTGCTCTGCAAGCCACTGGCCAGTTTGCTGGGTGGTACCTTCCAGTATTTCGGATGGTTCACCTTGCTTTGTTTTGCGCTGCAGGGCGGTTTCGGCGCACTGCTTTGCGGCCTTTTCTCCCAGGGCACACTCCGCCCGGTGCTGGGGATCCTCCTGTTTGTTTCCAGCCCCATTTTGTACGAACGGGCGTTCCGCCATACCTCTCTGGGGGCACAATGGATGGTTCTGGCAGCGCTGTATCTGTATTTCCGCATGCGACGCGAGGGTCGTTATGCCTCCCGGGGATTATTCATGCTCAATGTGGCAGCCATCGGAATCCATCCCTACTTTTTGCCCATGACCTATGGGATCACCCTGGCCTTGCTGCTGCAGCATTCGGCAGAGAAGCGCCAATGGAAAGGTCCCTGCCTGTATCTTGCTGCCGATCTGCTCTGTACGCTGGGGCTGGGATGGCTGCTCGGCTTTTTCTACGGTACTGCCACCAGCGGCGGTCAGGCACTGTACGGGTATTTTTCCATGAACCTTAATGCCCTGTGGAATCCGGCAGGCGTCAACGGAACCCTCTACAGCCACCTGCTTCCCGCGCAGAATCAGGTCAACGGAAACTACGATGCCTTTGCCTATCTGGGCTTGGGCGTGCTCGTAGCGCTGCCGATAGTCCTGATTCTGGCACGCAAACGTATCCGAACACATCTTGCCAGGCATTGGGCCCTGACAATCGTCTGCGTTCTCCTGACAGTCTTTGCTATCAGCAACACCGTTACCGCCAATGGCGCTACACTTTTTACGATCCCTCTACCGGGCAAGGTCATTGAACTGTGTTCGGTATTCCGGTCGGGAGGACGGCTGTTCTGGCCTGTCTACGATCTGCTGGTTCTGTCTGCCTTTGCGGGATTGTGCCGGTTGCCCTCTTCCCTGTTGGCAGTGATTCTGCTGGTTGTGGTACAGGTCTGGGATGTGAGCACTGGTATTTGGCAGCGCCATCTGGACATGGCAGCTGCAGTGCAGACAGACGCTTTCCCCAGCGCCCTGGAAAGCAATTTTTGGGAGGAGGCGGTTCAGTACCGGCATATTGAATCGGTGGAAGGAATCCAGGACGACGCATTGCATCTGGCTCTGTATGCCGCTGACCACGGAATGACAACAAATGATCCCTTTGCGGCGCGATACGACGCTGCAGAATTGGAACAGGAGCGCCAGACTGTTTTGCGGGAACTGTCGGAAGGCATTCTGCGTGAGGATACCCTGTATCTGTTTGCGGAGGAAGGGGCGTTTTTGCAGGCGGTGGAACCGGTCAAAGAGCAGGCATGGTGCGGTTCCGTGACCAGCGAAGACGGCAGCTGTACGTGGTATGTGATTGCCCCGGGCCTGCAGAATACGGCGATGGATGATCTGTGCACCGTATATGATGCTTCCTATCCGCTTCGGCTTGCCGATTATACCGATGCGCTGTGGAACCGTGGCGTGCTGGATTCCACCAAAAAGACTGTCTGCTTTGCCGATTCTCCGTTTGCCCGTGCCAAACTGGAAAACGCGGAATATCTATGCGCAGGCGGAAACAAGTATAAAATCACCCAGGTGGATGACAGCGATCCGGGATGGCTGATGGTCACCCTGGAGATTGAAGATGCCACCATTTTGTGGGGGCAGGAGTTGACGACACAATGAAAGAACTGCATGTAAAAAGTCTTTTGCCGGTACGGCTGGACAAATATCTGATGGAACAATACCCTTCTCTCGGGTTGGGACGCCTGAATAAGGCGCTGCGGGAAAACAAGATCAAGGTGAACGGCAAAAAAATGCCGCTTTCCACCCGGGTTCAAAACGGAGATATCATTCGGCTGTTTCTGAAAGAAGAGCAACTGGAAGACCGTCCCCTGCCTCCTGCGGTGTTTGTCTATGAGGACGAGGATATTCTGGTGGTCAACAAGCCGGCCGGCGTCGAGGTGGATGGCCCGGCAGCCGATACCCTGATAAAGCGTGTCCAGGCAACCTTGTCGGCAAAGGGAGAACCGGGACATGCGGTGCTGTGTCATCGGCTGGATACTGGAACCAGTGGATTAGTGTTGCTGGCCAGGAATGCACAGGCAGAGCAATTTCTCACGGCTGCCATCAAGGCACGTGCCATTGAGAAGCGGTATCTCTGCGTGACCTTTGGACGGCCGAAGCCTCCGGCGGCACTGATGCACGATTACCTGATCAAGGACGCCCAGCGCGGCGTGGTCCGCATCGTTTCCTCCCCTGCCGCCGGCGCCAAGGAAGTTATTACCGGCTATGAAACGTTGGCGGTGAGCGGTCGTCTGGCGCTTTTGCAGGTGGAGCTGGTGACGGGACGGACACATCAGATTCGGGCTCATCTGGCACATATCGGATGCCCGATTCTGGGAGATTCCAAATACGGAAACAATGCGGCAAACCGGGAACTGCATTTCAAGTATCAGGCTTTATGCGCATGGGAACTGCGGTTCCCCGCCAAAATTGATGACCCCCAATTTGCCCACCTGGCGGGCCGCGTATTTCACGCGGAAAAGCCTTGGTATTGCAGCCAGGTTACTGACGGTACGCTGCAATAATAAAAGAAAAGCTGCTTTCATCGGAAAGCAGCTTTTTCTTATGCTTCGAGGCTGGCGATGTAAGCAGACAGACTGTCCCGGGTATACAGCGTAGAAAGGACCTGCAGCAGTTCTTTTTTGCTCAGCCGTGGAGGCAGTCCCAACTGCCGCAGCAGTTGGCGGCGGCGCGCCGCACTGTTGGCCGTGCCGGAAATCCCCCACTCATACAGATCGCTGTAGGTGATGGGAGATGGGGCCTGTCCCTCCCGGGGGGGGTCCTGCCG encodes the following:
- a CDS encoding aminotransferase class I/II-fold pyridoxal phosphate-dependent enzyme, which codes for MADYFAMDRAALTAEKDRLTAEYKKFQDMGLKLNMARGKPGPHQMDLAMDLLKMDDYTTDDGVDARNYGNLEGLQEARELFADVMGVTPAEVFVGGNSSLQLMYNLVAIGFMFGYPESPCPWSQVEKRKFLCPVPGYDRHFAITEEMGFEMINIPMSEDGPDMDMIEKLVAEDDTIKGIWCVPQYSNPDGYTYSDETIRRFAAMKTAAPDFKIFWDEAYIVHHLTDEIIETPVLLNESKKYGTEDRVFMFTSTSKITFPGAGVSAIACSENSMKYICKRFSTMIISYDKMNQLRHVRFLKNKEGVLAHMAKHRRRLVPCFDAVKTTFAEELSPCGNIAHWTNPKGGYFISLYVMPGCAKRVAQLCKDCGLTLTGAGSAYPYHKDPEDSHLRIAPTYPSLDEVETASALLCVCVRLAVVEKLLADQQ
- a CDS encoding nitroreductase family protein; protein product: MEFDALIKERRSIRQYDPAKTVTADQISAIVTAAIEAPSWKNSQTARYHAVLSEEMRARFLQQCLPERNAKKAEHAALVVTSFVKGTAGFTQGQPDNECADGWGFYDLGLHNALFLLKAKELGLDTLVMGLRDAGAIRDLLKIPEEETIVSVIAVGYAAQPAVHPPRKSTEDILKFY
- a CDS encoding DUF6311 domain-containing protein translates to MLQEKLSSNRQLRLFALGALLGIAAFLLVYGFVPLDVTNDAFCRGGYVEKDIQQHYAGWLFYRQSSLSFPLCVTTAINAPQGISIAYTDSIPLVALLCKPLASLLGGTFQYFGWFTLLCFALQGGFGALLCGLFSQGTLRPVLGILLFVSSPILYERAFRHTSLGAQWMVLAALYLYFRMRREGRYASRGLFMLNVAAIGIHPYFLPMTYGITLALLLQHSAEKRQWKGPCLYLAADLLCTLGLGWLLGFFYGTATSGGQALYGYFSMNLNALWNPAGVNGTLYSHLLPAQNQVNGNYDAFAYLGLGVLVALPIVLILARKRIRTHLARHWALTIVCVLLTVFAISNTVTANGATLFTIPLPGKVIELCSVFRSGGRLFWPVYDLLVLSAFAGLCRLPSSLLAVILLVVVQVWDVSTGIWQRHLDMAAAVQTDAFPSALESNFWEEAVQYRHIESVEGIQDDALHLALYAADHGMTTNDPFAARYDAAELEQERQTVLRELSEGILREDTLYLFAEEGAFLQAVEPVKEQAWCGSVTSEDGSCTWYVIAPGLQNTAMDDLCTVYDASYPLRLADYTDALWNRGVLDSTKKTVCFADSPFARAKLENAEYLCAGGNKYKITQVDDSDPGWLMVTLEIEDATILWGQELTTQ
- a CDS encoding RluA family pseudouridine synthase — encoded protein: MKELHVKSLLPVRLDKYLMEQYPSLGLGRLNKALRENKIKVNGKKMPLSTRVQNGDIIRLFLKEEQLEDRPLPPAVFVYEDEDILVVNKPAGVEVDGPAADTLIKRVQATLSAKGEPGHAVLCHRLDTGTSGLVLLARNAQAEQFLTAAIKARAIEKRYLCVTFGRPKPPAALMHDYLIKDAQRGVVRIVSSPAAGAKEVITGYETLAVSGRLALLQVELVTGRTHQIRAHLAHIGCPILGDSKYGNNAANRELHFKYQALCAWELRFPAKIDDPQFAHLAGRVFHAEKPWYCSQVTDGTLQ